One genomic segment of Caballeronia sp. TF1N1 includes these proteins:
- a CDS encoding substrate-binding domain-containing protein, which translates to MSDRNGSRAASFRFPAVSNTVCAALLAFTAQTVFAQGAGTPPPNLPNNDGADGVLRVCADPNNMPLSNQKGEGFENKIASQMANDFGYKLEYTFYPQRMGFVRNTLRDKAPSTDQFKCDLIIGVPKGYELTATTRPYLHSTYAMVFPNRPEYASIKSPADLMNLPPDQLKKMKLGIFVKSPATDWLLQHNLIEQAVSYQGQSGDPDAFPGEMIEHDLSQGNVDAAFVWGPIAGYFVKLSDNKARLVPFAPQPGIRFDYEISMGVRYGEKAWRDKVDNWIASNQPKIDQILTSYQVPLLPLQPLQPASTQ; encoded by the coding sequence ATGTCAGATCGTAATGGAAGCCGCGCCGCTTCGTTCCGATTCCCGGCCGTATCGAACACGGTATGCGCGGCGTTGCTCGCGTTCACGGCGCAAACGGTCTTCGCGCAGGGCGCGGGTACACCGCCGCCGAACTTGCCTAACAACGACGGCGCGGACGGCGTGCTGCGCGTGTGCGCGGATCCGAACAACATGCCTTTGTCGAATCAGAAGGGCGAAGGCTTCGAGAACAAGATCGCAAGCCAGATGGCAAACGACTTCGGCTACAAGCTCGAATACACGTTTTATCCGCAACGCATGGGATTCGTGCGCAATACGCTGCGCGACAAGGCACCGAGCACGGATCAGTTCAAGTGCGATCTGATTATCGGCGTGCCCAAAGGTTATGAACTCACCGCGACCACGCGCCCTTATCTGCACTCGACCTATGCCATGGTGTTCCCGAACCGGCCGGAGTACGCGAGCATCAAGTCGCCGGCCGATCTCATGAATCTGCCGCCGGATCAGTTGAAGAAGATGAAGCTCGGCATCTTCGTGAAGAGTCCCGCGACTGACTGGCTGTTGCAACACAATCTGATCGAACAGGCGGTGTCGTATCAGGGGCAAAGCGGCGATCCCGACGCCTTTCCCGGCGAGATGATCGAGCATGATCTGTCGCAAGGCAATGTCGATGCCGCCTTCGTCTGGGGCCCGATTGCAGGCTATTTCGTGAAGCTCTCGGATAACAAGGCGCGCCTCGTGCCGTTCGCACCGCAACCCGGCATTCGCTTCGATTATGAAATTTCGATGGGCGTGCGTTACGGCGAAAAAGCATGGCGCGACAAGGTGGATAACTGGATTGCGTCGAACCAGCCGAAGATCGATCAGATACTGACGAGCTATCAGGTTCCGTTGCTGCCGCTGCAGCCGCTGCAGCCGGCCTCCACGCAATGA
- a CDS encoding c-type cytochrome — MKGRSLLLLSIALAASSASFAQTSPGQMKPVAYKVVDGNKVDADTLQGWRTWRALACERCHGAKQEGLVGPSLVDAFKTLDKNEFHRTVFGGRVDKGMPDFSASQMMQKNWENLFAYLKGRSDGKINPGDLQALDAK; from the coding sequence ATGAAAGGCCGATCACTCTTGCTGCTGTCGATTGCGCTCGCGGCGTCCAGCGCTTCGTTTGCCCAGACGAGCCCGGGACAAATGAAGCCCGTGGCGTACAAGGTCGTCGATGGCAACAAGGTCGATGCCGATACGCTGCAAGGATGGCGTACCTGGCGTGCGCTCGCGTGCGAACGTTGTCACGGGGCGAAGCAGGAGGGTCTCGTCGGCCCGTCGCTCGTCGATGCTTTCAAGACGCTGGACAAGAACGAGTTTCATCGCACCGTGTTTGGCGGACGCGTGGATAAGGGTATGCCCGATTTCAGCGCGAGCCAGATGATGCAGAAAAACTGGGAGAATCTCTTTGCGTATCTGAAGGGACGCTCAGACGGCAAGATCAATCCGGGCGATTTACAAGCGCTCGATGCGAAGTGA
- a CDS encoding methanol/ethanol family PQQ-dependent dehydrogenase codes for MNLRTLVLGLAVVATAGLNSYVAQADSQLDTAIKNPSNWAAQAGDYSNHRYSTLKQINENNVGKLQVAWTMSTGVLRGHEGSPLVIGDTMYIHSPFPNKVIAISLKDQTFIWQYQPKQDNQVISVMCCDTVNRGLAYGDGKIFLQQADTKLVALDAKTGDVVWTAQNGDAKKGETNTNAPHVFGDKVLTGISGGEFGVRGRLIAYNIKDGKEVWKAYSTGPDNEMLMDPQQTMTWTDGKMAPIGADSSLKSWQGDQWKYGGGTTWGWYAWDPKLNLVYYGTGNPGTWNPTQRPGDNKWSMSIFARDLNTGKAKWVYQMTPHDEWDYDGVNEMILSDLNINGKKTPAIVHFDRNGFGYTLNRESGELLVAQKYDPAVNWANSVDLKSGLPIRNASYSTQAAGPDHNVKGICPAALGSKDQQPAAFDPNSSLFLVPTNHVCMDYEPFQVDYVSGQPFVGATLSMFPGPNENGAMGNFIAWDASKGKIAWSKTEKFSVWSGALATAGGVAFYGTLEGYIKAVRIKDGKELWKFKTPSGIIGNVFTYQYQGKQFIGVYSGIGGWAGIGMAAGLEKSAEGLGAVGGYRELAKYTALGGTLFVFAIPGSAG; via the coding sequence ATGAACTTACGCACCCTGGTTCTTGGACTGGCGGTGGTCGCAACGGCAGGCCTCAATTCGTACGTGGCGCAGGCTGATTCGCAACTCGACACCGCAATCAAGAATCCTTCGAACTGGGCGGCGCAAGCGGGCGATTATTCCAATCACCGCTATAGCACGCTCAAGCAAATCAACGAGAACAACGTCGGCAAGCTACAGGTTGCCTGGACCATGTCCACCGGTGTGCTGCGAGGCCATGAAGGCTCGCCGCTCGTCATCGGCGACACGATGTATATCCATTCGCCGTTTCCCAACAAGGTTATCGCCATCAGTCTGAAGGACCAGACGTTCATCTGGCAATACCAGCCGAAGCAAGACAATCAGGTCATCTCGGTGATGTGCTGCGATACGGTCAACCGTGGTCTCGCATATGGCGACGGCAAGATCTTCCTGCAGCAAGCCGACACGAAGCTCGTCGCGCTCGACGCCAAGACCGGCGACGTCGTATGGACCGCGCAAAACGGCGATGCGAAGAAAGGCGAAACCAACACCAACGCGCCGCACGTCTTCGGCGACAAGGTGTTGACGGGCATCTCCGGCGGCGAGTTCGGTGTTCGCGGCCGGCTCATTGCCTACAACATCAAGGACGGCAAGGAAGTCTGGAAGGCCTACAGCACTGGGCCCGACAATGAAATGCTGATGGACCCGCAGCAAACGATGACCTGGACCGACGGCAAGATGGCGCCCATCGGTGCGGACTCGTCGCTCAAGAGCTGGCAGGGCGATCAGTGGAAGTATGGCGGCGGGACCACATGGGGCTGGTATGCATGGGACCCGAAGCTCAACCTTGTCTACTACGGTACAGGCAACCCCGGTACGTGGAACCCGACGCAACGACCCGGCGACAACAAATGGTCGATGTCGATCTTCGCGCGCGACCTGAATACCGGCAAGGCGAAGTGGGTCTATCAGATGACGCCTCACGACGAGTGGGACTATGACGGCGTCAACGAAATGATCCTGTCGGACCTGAACATCAACGGCAAGAAGACGCCGGCGATCGTTCACTTCGACCGTAACGGTTTCGGCTATACGCTCAATCGCGAAAGCGGCGAACTGCTCGTGGCGCAGAAGTACGACCCGGCGGTGAACTGGGCCAATAGCGTCGATCTGAAGAGCGGCCTGCCGATTCGTAACGCCAGCTACTCCACGCAGGCAGCCGGTCCCGATCACAACGTCAAGGGCATCTGCCCGGCGGCGTTGGGCTCGAAAGACCAGCAACCCGCCGCATTCGATCCGAATTCGAGCCTGTTCCTCGTGCCGACGAACCACGTCTGCATGGACTACGAGCCGTTCCAGGTCGACTACGTGTCGGGTCAGCCGTTCGTCGGCGCCACGCTCTCGATGTTCCCCGGTCCGAACGAGAACGGCGCGATGGGTAACTTCATCGCGTGGGATGCGTCGAAGGGCAAGATCGCATGGTCCAAGACGGAGAAGTTCTCGGTGTGGTCCGGCGCGCTCGCAACCGCAGGCGGCGTGGCGTTCTACGGCACGCTCGAAGGCTACATCAAGGCCGTGCGTATCAAGGACGGCAAGGAACTGTGGAAGTTCAAGACGCCGTCCGGGATCATCGGCAACGTGTTCACCTATCAGTACCAAGGCAAGCAGTTCATCGGCGTGTATTCGGGCATCGGCGGCTGGGCTGGCATCGGCATGGCAGCGGGACTCGAAAAGTCGGCGGAAGGCCTGGGCGCGGTGGGCGGCTATCGTGAGCTTGCAAAGTACACGGCACTCGGCGGCACGCTCTTCGTGTTTGCCATTCCGGGCAGCGCGGGCTGA
- a CDS encoding 4a-hydroxytetrahydrobiopterin dehydratase — protein sequence MAQAEKVYSDEEVRERLTGPLAHWYLEDGWLRRKFKTESWKGTLMVVNTVGHLAEAAWHHPDLTVSYAFVVVKLKTHSAKGITDKDFALATRIEDVVQWQPGKEDGPLDGTPSDDQRFRYIKYD from the coding sequence ATGGCTCAAGCAGAGAAGGTCTACTCGGATGAAGAGGTGCGGGAACGGCTTACGGGTCCGCTCGCGCATTGGTATCTCGAGGACGGATGGCTCAGGCGCAAGTTCAAGACCGAGAGCTGGAAGGGCACGCTCATGGTCGTCAATACGGTCGGGCATCTTGCCGAAGCGGCCTGGCATCATCCCGACCTGACCGTCTCTTATGCGTTCGTCGTGGTTAAGCTCAAGACGCATTCGGCGAAGGGCATTACCGACAAGGACTTCGCGCTCGCCACGCGTATTGAAGACGTGGTGCAGTGGCAGCCAGGCAAGGAAGACGGTCCGCTCGACGGCACGCCATCCGACGATCAACGCTTCCGCTATATCAAGTACGACTAG
- a CDS encoding beta-ribofuranosylaminobenzene 5'-phosphate synthase family protein encodes MPTSPRRLSPLPAITVEAPARLHLGFLDPNGSSGRAFGSLGLAIEGHGTRLTARIAHGTRQQTAQIEGHVTEAQKERIAHYLQQLQAALNEPRAVDIDVHEAPRSHTGLGSGTQLALTLGTAFARATGHNGINTTDIARILKRGARSGIGIHGFDHGGLILDGGRDVRHASANTLPPLISRQAFPDDWRVLLIDDTSREGLHGDEERRGLAALDPFPETLAAHLSHLALMRILPAAAESDFDTFADAISDLQQTIGEYFAPVQGGVFASPAVARALEAVAAEQKAGIGQTSWGPVGFAFVASAQDAERALATAQRVTPRAPLTFSIATGRNRGATWRAADRREQGADAA; translated from the coding sequence ATGCCAACCTCACCCCGACGCTTATCGCCTTTACCGGCGATCACGGTCGAAGCACCCGCGCGCCTGCATCTCGGCTTCCTCGATCCGAACGGCTCCTCAGGCCGCGCCTTCGGCAGCCTCGGGCTCGCGATAGAAGGACACGGCACGCGTCTCACCGCGCGCATCGCTCATGGCACGCGGCAGCAGACGGCGCAGATAGAAGGCCATGTCACGGAAGCGCAGAAAGAGCGTATCGCTCATTACCTTCAGCAATTGCAGGCGGCGCTCAATGAACCGCGTGCCGTCGATATAGACGTACACGAAGCACCGCGCTCGCATACGGGCCTCGGCTCGGGCACGCAGCTCGCCCTGACGCTCGGCACCGCCTTCGCACGAGCAACCGGTCACAACGGCATAAACACCACGGACATCGCGCGCATACTCAAACGGGGCGCGCGCTCCGGCATCGGCATTCATGGCTTCGATCACGGCGGCCTCATTCTCGACGGCGGCCGCGACGTGCGCCACGCATCCGCGAATACGTTGCCGCCGCTGATCTCGCGCCAGGCCTTCCCCGATGACTGGCGCGTGCTTCTTATCGACGACACCTCGCGCGAAGGTCTGCACGGCGACGAAGAAAGGCGCGGACTTGCCGCACTCGATCCCTTCCCTGAAACACTCGCCGCGCATCTCAGTCATCTCGCGCTGATGCGTATCCTGCCCGCCGCCGCCGAAAGCGACTTCGACACCTTCGCCGACGCCATCAGCGACTTGCAGCAGACCATCGGCGAATACTTCGCGCCCGTGCAAGGCGGCGTGTTCGCGAGCCCCGCCGTGGCGCGCGCGCTCGAAGCCGTCGCCGCCGAGCAGAAGGCCGGCATCGGGCAGACGTCATGGGGACCGGTTGGCTTCGCGTTCGTCGCAAGCGCGCAGGACGCCGAACGCGCACTCGCCACCGCGCAACGCGTGACGCCTCGCGCACCCCTCACCTTTTCCATCGCTACCGGCCGCAATCGCGGCGCGACATGGCGTGCCGCCGACCGCCGCGAGCAAGGCGCGGATGCTGCCTGA
- a CDS encoding NAD(P)-dependent methylenetetrahydromethanopterin dehydrogenase, whose protein sequence is MSEAFERPYVLHMFTSTPQMSPFDVNMAADAGYQIVVPYCNVDEDIVVQLTQDAIFSRGPKGVSRTGIFIGGRDVMLAADMLEKARQAMVPPFEVSVFTDPSGAYTTAAALVALAEKHLKAVHGVDLGGKRVLILGGTGAVGRVAAAMAASLGADVVVASHSSQSRATQVSDEINRRFDIATSGVATGTPEQLHRELGRAEVVFATAVAGVQVMSAADLAHAKNLLIAADVNAVPPEGIAGVNVMDNGKPLAGAARADAIGIGALAIGNVKYQAEHRLFLRMRTGGKPVYLGYPEAFDEARAVVAGLGS, encoded by the coding sequence ATGTCCGAAGCTTTCGAAAGACCTTATGTGCTCCACATGTTCACGAGCACGCCGCAGATGAGTCCGTTCGATGTCAACATGGCGGCCGATGCCGGCTATCAGATCGTCGTGCCTTACTGCAATGTCGATGAAGATATCGTCGTGCAACTCACGCAGGATGCGATCTTTTCACGCGGACCGAAGGGCGTATCGCGCACGGGCATCTTCATTGGCGGACGCGATGTCATGCTCGCCGCCGACATGCTCGAAAAGGCGCGTCAGGCGATGGTCCCGCCCTTCGAGGTCTCTGTCTTCACCGACCCATCGGGCGCCTACACTACGGCCGCCGCGCTCGTCGCGCTCGCGGAAAAACATCTGAAGGCCGTGCATGGCGTCGATCTCGGCGGCAAGCGCGTCTTGATACTCGGCGGCACGGGCGCGGTGGGACGCGTCGCGGCCGCGATGGCCGCATCGCTCGGCGCGGATGTCGTCGTCGCGAGCCATTCGAGCCAGTCCCGCGCGACCCAGGTGAGCGACGAGATCAACCGGCGCTTCGACATTGCCACGTCCGGCGTTGCGACCGGCACGCCCGAGCAATTGCATCGCGAACTGGGGCGTGCGGAAGTCGTCTTCGCCACCGCAGTTGCAGGCGTGCAGGTGATGAGTGCCGCCGATCTCGCGCATGCCAAGAACCTGCTGATCGCGGCCGACGTCAACGCGGTGCCGCCCGAAGGCATCGCGGGCGTCAACGTGATGGACAACGGCAAGCCGCTCGCGGGCGCGGCACGCGCGGACGCCATCGGCATCGGCGCGCTCGCCATTGGCAATGTGAAGTATCAGGCGGAGCATCGGCTCTTCTTGCGCATGCGTACCGGCGGCAAGCCCGTGTATCTCGGCTATCCCGAAGCATTCGACGAAGCGCGCGCGGTCGTCGCGGGGCTCGGCTCATGA
- a CDS encoding ATP-grasp domain-containing protein: MIHSVAARAPRVAVAGLSARLLAQSAARAGLNVVALDIFGDRDTRENSGMWFDIGGDGLSIDRTRLFDALECAARLPRMLGLIVTSGLEPLANELSRMPHMPRFIGNGVEAAAVRDPRRFFALLDDAQIAHPAVRFDRPADARGWLMKRSDGCGGTHIEWAEHADNAPADAYFQRLAQGRSMSALFVAARREAAVIGFAEQLSIETGRLPFVHAGSLGPIALPPGITERIVAAIETIVWKTGLTGLNSIDFLLDDDTFQVLEVNTRPSSTMALYEAAWPDEWPRGLIGAHLDACLHGALPRSALASSRTPASIAGQRVVFAPASFTVSRLFSDACFEDPACHDVPLTGARIEAGMPVCTVTAAAPTLDALRNALTNESARLLQRIDSYCP; encoded by the coding sequence ATGATCCATTCCGTTGCAGCGCGTGCGCCACGCGTCGCCGTGGCGGGGCTTTCAGCCCGGCTGCTCGCGCAATCCGCCGCGCGTGCCGGGCTCAACGTCGTGGCGCTCGATATCTTCGGCGACCGTGACACGCGCGAGAACTCGGGCATGTGGTTCGATATCGGAGGGGATGGCTTGTCGATAGACCGCACCCGTCTTTTCGATGCGCTCGAATGCGCCGCGCGTCTGCCGCGCATGCTGGGGCTCATCGTGACGAGCGGGCTCGAACCGCTCGCGAATGAACTGAGCCGCATGCCGCATATGCCGCGCTTCATCGGCAATGGCGTGGAAGCCGCCGCGGTGCGCGACCCGCGCCGCTTCTTCGCGCTGCTCGACGACGCGCAGATCGCGCATCCGGCAGTGCGCTTCGACAGGCCCGCCGATGCGCGCGGCTGGCTCATGAAGCGTTCGGACGGCTGCGGCGGCACGCATATCGAATGGGCGGAACACGCTGACAACGCTCCCGCCGATGCCTATTTTCAGCGTCTCGCGCAAGGCCGTTCGATGTCCGCGCTGTTCGTCGCGGCGCGTCGCGAAGCGGCGGTCATCGGCTTCGCGGAACAGTTGAGTATCGAAACGGGGCGTCTGCCTTTCGTGCACGCGGGTTCGCTCGGGCCGATCGCATTGCCGCCAGGGATAACCGAGCGCATCGTTGCCGCCATCGAAACCATCGTGTGGAAGACCGGCTTGACGGGACTCAACAGCATCGACTTTCTGCTCGATGACGACACGTTTCAAGTCCTCGAAGTGAACACACGCCCCTCCTCGACGATGGCGCTCTACGAAGCCGCATGGCCCGATGAATGGCCGCGCGGATTAATCGGCGCGCATCTCGACGCATGCCTGCACGGCGCGTTGCCGCGTTCGGCGCTTGCATCGTCGCGAACGCCGGCGTCGATAGCGGGCCAGCGCGTGGTCTTTGCGCCCGCGTCGTTCACCGTGTCGCGCCTCTTCAGCGATGCGTGTTTCGAAGACCCCGCGTGTCACGACGTGCCGCTCACCGGCGCGCGCATCGAAGCGGGCATGCCGGTCTGCACGGTCACCGCGGCCGCGCCCACGCTCGACGCCTTGCGCAATGCACTGACAAATGAAAGCGCTCGGCTTCTGCAACGCATCGACTCATACTGCCCATGA
- the mch gene encoding methenyltetrahydromethanopterin cyclohydrolase produces MTSSNQLSVNASSARLVDRLIDDAARLRVEVTRTPAGTVIVDAGVNAAGSAEAGLLIARICMGGLGRVELRSAFDAAPSWPSYIEVQTSNPVLACLGSQYAGWSLSATKEQTGGKKFFSLGSGPARALAGKEPLFDELAYRDHHERGALVMEVDRLPPQIVIDKVLADCGLAADKLVIAVTPTQSVAGTVQVVARVVEVALHKTHVLGVDLSEIVEGSGTAPLPPPSPDAIQAMGRTNDAILYGGRVHLTVKSDAVAKRLAAELPSANARDYGRPFAEIFTSFNYDFYQIDGALFAPAEAWVSSLESGATYRGGKLDQALLDAQWRGKKDAA; encoded by the coding sequence ATGACTTCATCGAATCAACTCAGCGTCAACGCATCGAGCGCGAGGCTCGTGGATCGCCTGATCGACGACGCCGCGCGCTTGCGGGTGGAAGTCACGCGCACGCCGGCTGGCACCGTTATCGTCGATGCTGGCGTGAACGCCGCAGGCAGCGCCGAAGCGGGCCTCTTGATCGCGCGTATCTGCATGGGCGGGCTCGGGCGTGTCGAGTTGCGCAGCGCTTTCGATGCCGCGCCTTCCTGGCCGAGCTATATCGAAGTGCAGACCTCGAACCCCGTGCTCGCCTGTCTCGGCAGTCAGTACGCGGGCTGGAGTCTTTCGGCGACGAAGGAACAAACCGGCGGCAAGAAGTTCTTCTCGCTTGGCTCGGGGCCAGCGCGCGCGCTTGCAGGCAAGGAGCCGCTCTTCGACGAACTCGCGTATCGCGACCATCACGAACGCGGCGCGCTCGTCATGGAAGTGGACCGCTTGCCACCGCAGATCGTCATCGACAAAGTACTCGCGGATTGCGGGCTCGCGGCGGACAAGCTCGTCATCGCGGTCACGCCGACGCAGTCTGTGGCAGGCACGGTGCAAGTCGTTGCACGCGTGGTGGAAGTGGCGCTCCATAAGACGCATGTGCTGGGCGTGGACCTGAGCGAGATCGTGGAAGGCAGCGGCACCGCGCCCTTGCCGCCGCCCTCGCCCGACGCCATTCAGGCGATGGGCCGCACCAACGACGCCATTCTCTACGGAGGCCGCGTGCATCTCACCGTCAAGAGCGATGCCGTGGCGAAGCGCCTTGCCGCCGAGTTGCCTTCGGCGAATGCGCGCGATTACGGGCGTCCCTTCGCGGAAATCTTCACGTCGTTCAACTACGACTTTTATCAGATCGATGGCGCGCTCTTCGCGCCCGCCGAAGCGTGGGTATCGAGCCTAGAAAGCGGCGCGACCTATCGCGGCGGCAAGCTCGATCAGGCGCTGCTCGATGCGCAATGGCGCGGCAAGAAGGACGCGGCATGA